The Bernardetia litoralis DSM 6794 genome includes a window with the following:
- a CDS encoding DUF2061 domain-containing protein, which translates to MKETIYRSIVKGISWRVFATIDTILLSWLVTGHFGDALKIGLGEVFTKTILYFLHERVWNRIKQSDNNLVSHGKSFLKGVSWRVFGTMDTFMIAFFFTGTPFAASQIAAFEVITKLALYYFHERAWERIVWGKIDKTPQNTTVGECINCQ; encoded by the coding sequence GTGAAAGAAACGATATACAGAAGCATTGTAAAAGGAATCAGTTGGAGAGTATTTGCTACCATAGACACCATTTTATTATCTTGGCTTGTTACAGGTCATTTTGGAGATGCTTTGAAGATAGGTTTAGGAGAAGTATTTACCAAAACAATTCTTTATTTTTTACACGAAAGAGTTTGGAATCGTATCAAGCAAAGTGATAATAATTTAGTTTCACATGGTAAAAGTTTTTTAAAAGGTGTAAGTTGGAGAGTTTTTGGAACAATGGATACTTTTATGATTGCCTTCTTTTTTACAGGAACTCCTTTTGCAGCCTCTCAAATTGCAGCCTTCGAAGTTATTACAAAATTAGCACTTTATTATTTCCACGAACGTGCTTGGGAACGTATTGTATGGGGAAAGATAGACAAAACTCCTCAAAATACTACGGTAGGAGAGTGTATAAATTGTCAATAA
- a CDS encoding rhomboid family intramembrane serine protease: MGGINISVSLAILVITIIISVLGFNNPTLQAKLLHNPFLANKNKEYYRLLSSGFIHNGLSHLGFNMLTFFFFGGVVEQVYVQNYGDVWGSVIFLGVYLVAIVISDLPTFFKYKDMPAYSSLGASGGVSAIVFASILFQPTNDLFLLLIPIPIPAFILGTVYVIYSYYQSKNSSDNINHSAHLYGAVAGFVISAILIPSSVSDFFVQLSNYRLPF, translated from the coding sequence ATGGGTGGTATTAATATTTCAGTTTCTCTAGCTATTTTAGTCATTACAATTATTATTAGTGTTTTGGGTTTTAATAATCCAACACTACAAGCCAAATTATTACATAATCCTTTTTTGGCAAATAAAAATAAAGAATATTATCGTCTTCTTTCCTCAGGTTTTATTCATAACGGATTATCACATTTGGGTTTTAATATGCTTACATTTTTCTTTTTTGGGGGAGTTGTAGAACAAGTTTATGTTCAAAATTATGGAGATGTTTGGGGTTCAGTTATTTTTCTAGGTGTTTATTTGGTGGCAATTGTTATTTCTGATTTGCCTACTTTTTTTAAATATAAAGATATGCCTGCGTATAGTTCATTAGGTGCATCGGGTGGAGTTTCGGCTATTGTTTTTGCTTCTATTTTGTTTCAACCTACAAATGATTTATTTTTATTATTAATTCCAATTCCAATTCCTGCATTTATTTTGGGTACTGTATATGTGATTTATTCGTATTATCAAAGCAAAAACTCATCTGATAATATTAATCATTCTGCCCATTTGTATGGTGCTGTGGCTGGTTTTGTGATTAGTGCGATACTTATTCCAAGTTCTGTTTCTGATTTTTTTGTTCAGCTTTCTAATTATCGTTTACCTTTTTAG
- a CDS encoding AI-2E family transporter, translated as MNDNLQFTKLPFSVKTAFFIIAFLVLFTFSIIEAKGLLIPFTYSVLISFILYPLCKFFEKKGIPRTFSILLCFFIVVAGLFGLFYFFSTQVVSIVSEFEDFRGKLLNLVHQGIEQYNKIVPNSKLDDESLFNQSKEWLSSSGTSFLSGTLNQTSNFFSGLILVPIYVFLLLLYRTGIRKVLLRFVHHDYRVAFTHLLTDVQQVGQKYIGGLITIIFIIGILDSVALWIIGVDSPFFFGFLAACLAIIPYIGTGIGALLPALYALMNHSPTTALYVLIAFWAVQFLEGNFLTPKIIGGEVSLNPLAAILSLVAGGFVWGLSGMVLFIPLAAIMKIVCQNYTELEPIAGLMGDEITQGNDIVRGKNHEPRKPFWKKLLK; from the coding sequence ATGAATGACAATCTTCAATTTACTAAATTACCCTTTTCTGTCAAGACAGCATTTTTTATTATTGCTTTCTTAGTTTTATTTACTTTTTCAATTATAGAAGCAAAGGGGCTTTTGATTCCTTTTACCTATTCTGTTTTGATTTCTTTTATTCTTTATCCTTTATGCAAATTTTTTGAAAAAAAAGGAATTCCTCGCACATTTAGTATTTTGCTTTGTTTTTTCATTGTAGTTGCTGGGCTTTTTGGTTTATTTTATTTCTTCTCAACACAAGTAGTTAGTATTGTAAGTGAGTTTGAAGATTTTAGAGGGAAGTTATTAAATTTAGTTCATCAAGGCATTGAACAGTACAATAAAATTGTTCCTAATTCAAAACTAGATGATGAGAGTTTATTTAATCAATCTAAAGAATGGCTTTCTAGTTCGGGTACATCATTTCTTTCAGGTACACTAAATCAGACAAGTAACTTTTTTTCAGGGTTAATATTAGTTCCTATTTATGTATTCTTATTGCTTTTATATCGTACAGGAATAAGAAAAGTATTATTGCGTTTTGTACATCACGATTATCGTGTTGCTTTTACGCATCTTCTTACAGATGTACAGCAAGTAGGACAAAAATATATTGGAGGACTAATAACCATTATTTTTATTATTGGAATTTTAGATAGTGTTGCGCTTTGGATTATTGGCGTTGATTCGCCTTTCTTTTTTGGTTTTTTGGCTGCTTGTTTGGCTATTATTCCTTATATTGGAACAGGAATTGGCGCACTTTTGCCCGCTTTATATGCTCTCATGAATCATAGCCCAACAACAGCATTATATGTTTTGATTGCTTTCTGGGCTGTTCAGTTTTTGGAAGGAAATTTTCTTACTCCCAAAATTATTGGTGGCGAAGTAAGCCTAAACCCATTAGCTGCAATTTTATCTTTAGTGGCTGGAGGTTTTGTTTGGGGATTGTCTGGAATGGTTTTGTTTATTCCTTTAGCTGCAATTATGAAAATTGTTTGTCAGAATTATACTGAATTAGAACCTATTGCAGGACTTATGGGTGATGAAATTACACAAGGAAATGATATTGTTAGAGGAAAAAATCATGAACCTAGAAAGCCTTTTTGGAAAAAATTACTTAAATAA
- a CDS encoding citrate synthase: protein MSQNGKTIKISYEGKEHEFPLIEGTEGEVGIDIGTLRSATGLVTLDPGYKNTGSTTSAITFLDGEKGVLRYRGYNIEELAEKASFLEVAYLIIFGELPDQASLTKFQTDVTNHTLIHEDMRKIFDGFPTTSHPMVVLSSLISVLSTFYPGSMESNRSDEEVYMSIVRLIAKVPTIAAWSYKNEMGHPVNYPDNSLNYGARFLKMMFALPTQEYDIDPVMVSALNKILILHADHEQNCSTSTIRIVGSSLANIYASVASATNALSGPLHGGANQQVIEMLEAIHSSGATIDEFMEKVKNREMRLMGFGHRVYKNFDPRAKILKKACDDILSKMGIEDPLLDIAKKLEKIALEDEFFIERKLYPNVDFYSGIIYRAMNLPTDMFTVMFAMGRLPGWIAQWKEMLEMKQPIGRPRQIYTGENERSFVPMSDRKKVDHADVIQEDFV from the coding sequence ATGTCACAGAACGGAAAGACAATTAAGATTAGCTACGAAGGCAAAGAGCATGAGTTTCCTCTTATCGAAGGAACAGAGGGAGAAGTAGGTATAGATATTGGCACATTAAGATCTGCAACAGGGCTTGTTACACTTGACCCTGGTTACAAAAACACAGGTTCTACAACAAGTGCTATTACATTTTTAGATGGCGAAAAAGGAGTTTTGCGTTATCGTGGCTATAATATTGAAGAATTAGCTGAAAAGGCAAGTTTCTTGGAGGTAGCTTACCTTATTATTTTTGGAGAACTTCCAGACCAAGCTTCTCTTACAAAATTTCAAACCGATGTAACTAATCATACGCTTATCCATGAAGATATGCGTAAAATATTTGATGGCTTCCCAACTACTTCTCACCCAATGGTTGTTTTGTCTTCACTTATTTCGGTTTTGAGTACTTTTTATCCTGGGTCGATGGAATCTAATCGTTCAGATGAAGAAGTATATATGTCTATCGTTCGTTTGATTGCTAAAGTTCCAACTATTGCAGCTTGGTCTTACAAAAACGAAATGGGACATCCAGTAAACTACCCAGATAATAGCCTTAATTATGGCGCACGCTTCTTAAAAATGATGTTTGCTTTGCCTACACAAGAGTATGATATTGACCCTGTGATGGTAAGTGCATTGAACAAAATTTTGATTCTTCATGCCGACCACGAACAAAACTGTTCTACTTCTACAATTCGTATTGTAGGTTCTTCATTGGCTAATATTTATGCTTCAGTTGCTTCTGCAACAAATGCTTTGAGTGGTCCTCTTCATGGTGGAGCTAATCAGCAAGTAATCGAGATGTTAGAAGCTATCCATAGTAGTGGAGCAACTATCGATGAGTTTATGGAAAAAGTAAAAAATCGTGAAATGCGTTTGATGGGATTCGGACACAGAGTTTATAAAAACTTTGACCCAAGAGCAAAGATTTTGAAAAAAGCATGTGATGATATTTTATCTAAAATGGGTATTGAAGATCCATTATTGGATATTGCTAAAAAATTAGAAAAAATTGCATTGGAAGATGAGTTCTTTATTGAAAGAAAATTATATCCAAATGTAGATTTCTATTCTGGAATTATTTATCGTGCCATGAACTTACCGACAGATATGTTTACGGTAATGTTTGCTATGGGACGTTTGCCTGGTTGGATTGCTCAATGGAAAGAAATGTTAGAAATGAAACAACCTATTGGTCGTCCTCGTCAGATTTATACAGGCGAAAACGAAAGAAGTTTTGTTCCTATGTCTGACCGTAAAAAAGTAGATCACGCTGACGTTATTCAAGAAGATTTCGTTTAA
- the ftsZ gene encoding cell division protein FtsZ yields the protein MMSDVTNYNFGTEPSIIKVIGVGGGGGNAVAHMYLHGIKGVDFYICNTDIQALDLSPVPNKVQIGKTLTQGLGAGANPERGRSAAIESKEEIKTILGDNTKMLFITAGMGGGTGTGAAPVIAEIAQSLGVLTVGIVTAPFSFEGRPKRVRAQEGVNALREHCDTVLVILNDRLRDVYGKASMREAFRQADNVLLKGAKSIAEIITVSGTINVDFEDVRTVIQGAGAAVMGSSTAEGENRARRAAEGAISSPLLNNTNIFGAKYILLSIVIGNEEEFQMDELEEVTDYVQEQAGDDAEIIFGQATDETLGDSISVTIIATGFEHSEDLPPERPERKVYDLTSNKRIKNRIEIKDYEKKDFFEEKEKQEAAQQNRVEPQLEIQQPVEETKPVRTEPKKTDKVIFSLEDDYFNEEDSKKK from the coding sequence ATGATGTCAGACGTTACAAATTATAATTTCGGAACAGAACCTTCAATTATTAAAGTAATTGGTGTTGGAGGAGGAGGAGGCAACGCTGTTGCACATATGTATTTGCATGGAATAAAAGGAGTAGATTTTTATATCTGTAATACCGATATACAAGCTCTTGATTTGAGTCCTGTTCCCAACAAAGTACAAATAGGAAAAACACTTACACAAGGATTAGGTGCAGGTGCAAACCCTGAACGTGGTAGAAGTGCAGCCATTGAAAGTAAAGAGGAAATAAAAACAATATTAGGTGATAATACCAAAATGCTCTTTATCACTGCTGGAATGGGTGGTGGTACAGGTACAGGCGCAGCTCCAGTAATTGCTGAAATTGCTCAAAGTTTGGGTGTTTTGACTGTTGGAATTGTAACTGCACCATTTAGCTTCGAAGGAAGACCAAAAAGAGTACGAGCTCAAGAAGGTGTAAATGCACTTCGTGAGCATTGTGATACTGTTTTAGTAATCCTAAATGACCGTTTGAGAGATGTTTATGGAAAGGCTTCTATGCGTGAGGCATTTCGTCAAGCTGATAATGTTCTTTTGAAAGGCGCAAAATCTATTGCTGAAATTATTACTGTTTCGGGTACAATCAACGTCGATTTTGAAGATGTTCGTACTGTTATACAAGGTGCTGGTGCAGCCGTTATGGGTTCATCTACTGCTGAGGGCGAAAATAGAGCAAGACGTGCAGCCGAAGGAGCAATTTCCTCTCCTCTTCTCAATAACACTAATATTTTTGGAGCAAAATATATATTGCTTTCTATTGTTATTGGAAACGAAGAAGAATTCCAAATGGATGAGCTTGAAGAAGTTACTGATTATGTACAAGAGCAAGCTGGCGATGATGCAGAGATTATCTTTGGTCAAGCAACTGACGAAACACTTGGAGATAGTATCAGTGTTACTATTATTGCAACTGGTTTTGAGCATTCAGAAGATTTGCCACCAGAAAGACCAGAACGCAAAGTTTATGACCTTACAAGCAACAAAAGAATCAAAAATAGAATCGAAATAAAAGACTACGAGAAAAAAGATTTTTTTGAAGAAAAAGAAAAACAAGAAGCTGCTCAACAAAATAGAGTAGAGCCACAACTTGAAATACAACAACCTGTTGAAGAAACTAAACCAGTTCGTACAGAACCAAAAAAAACAGACAAAGTAATCTTTAGTTTAGAAGATGATTATTTTAATGAAGAAGATTCAAAAAAAAAATAA